DNA from Cyprinus carpio isolate SPL01 chromosome B3, ASM1834038v1, whole genome shotgun sequence:
TTCGCTTGGATCCTTCAAAACAGACGTCAGCAGAGGAACTACAGTGGTGCCCTAAAAAATGGAGAAAAGACCAAAAACCTTAATGATCAAGATGCACATGGTATCTTCACTAGGGCTTATACATATTAATTCTTCTGACCGACCTTCTTGATGAAGTATCCATTGAAGGTAACATCACAGCTGGTTACATGCGGTAGACTCAAGGGTACTATGTTGGCCAGTCTTTGAGTTTCATGAATCACAGCATCTGTGTACGGTAATTTCTTTCTGTCTTCCACCACTGGCTGACGTCCACCGATCACTCTGTCAATCTCCTCCTGAACTCGAtctgcacacaaatacaaaacatatttgttcctttggactaaaataaataaagtgtggaAAAATAAATTCAGCACTGAGGGAAAACTCTtgacattaatgtgtttttacCCTGTATATGAGGATATTTGGCCATTAGCATCAGACCCCAGCGCAGAGTTGTTCCTGTGGTGTCAGTACCAGCAACAAAGAGATTTGTCACCGACATCATAAGATTCTCCTCATGAAAATATGAGTCCTTCTTGCTGGATTTCTGTCAaatgaaatacacaaaatttatatgtattataaaatgacAAGTGCTTGATTGAATAAACTCAAAAACTCTGAAAATAAGGTTGACCTATTCAGATATTGTGCAAACTGCTCATTTTCAACTGTCCCctgaatattttgattattacagTAAAGGGGATCATTGAAAAATAACATACCTCATCTTTCTGTTTCTGGATGAGAAAGGAGTCAACAAATCCTCTGCGTTCGTGTGGATTCAGAGTCTCCTGAAGCGCATTGATCAACTTCGTCATCTGTTGTCTACTTTGGACAATATTGTCTACAATAATCCTTTTGTTTTTCAGGAACGGACCCAACCATGGAAATATGTTGTAAAGCTAGAAATGGACACAAGACAGACTAAAGTTGTCCAGAAATGCACTTTCAAAATGGGTGTTTTGAACATAAATAATAGATTTTGTAGTATCTGTGGACAAAATTggttaacatatttattaaactCACCATCATAGGAATTGATCCACCAACCCGAACATTTTCATTTGCTCTGTCGACCATTTGAGTGAATTGAGGGTCTGTGTATTCAAATCTGCTGCCGTACACGATAGATGAGATGATGTTTGACACAGCGTAGTTCACAGGCTGTGTCGTGTCGAAGGGTTTCCCTGTGAGGAAGAAACAACAAACCATCTCTCAGTGGATCTTATAAACTAAGAGCAtgattgcatgtgtgtgtctcaGCTTGTACCTTCAAACTTATCAAACTCTCCTTTCAGATACTGAATTTCCTCTATGATTTTCTCTTCACTTCCTCTCTTGCCCATCCCAAAGTCCCGCAGGTTGCTGAGAGCGAAGCGTCGCATCTCTTTCCAGTTCTCTCCATTGGAAAACACGATgcctgataaaaacaaaaacatctaaaaataaatctgcatcaaaTCTAGCAGAGAATGATTTTGCAATGAGAAGATTAACCTTGGACCTTTGGGACGTATACAGTGTCAGATTGATTAAAAGCATTGTATGGCaggttaataaattaataatctatTTGCAAATCAATTTACATGctactttaaatatgtaaaaaataatcacaccAGTTACTGCTGGGAAACCAATAAATACTCACTGATTAAAGACAGAATGCATTTTTAAGCAAACAGTCCCataatcaaatgcattttaggtttttgttaaaGTGGCTGTTTCCCACCAAATTGTGTATTCGTCCTCATAAAGAACTCATTGAAAACCTATTTTTTTCAGTAGTCATACATATTAGAGTATATTTCATTGGCCTGGAAAGGCCATGGATACTGGAAGCTTGTGcaatatgtttgttttgtgaaatttctagcatttacagtttgcacattcatttcagacagaaaaaagaagaatCTTACCATGCTCATCATTCATTATCCTGAAACTAGGTCCAATATCTCTGTCTCCGAACTCTTCTGCATGGTTCACAAGAGCTTCTTTGACGGTTTTGTATCCAACTAAGAGCACAGTTTTTTTGGGACCCAGAAACACTTGGAATATGTTCCCGTAGGTTTTAGACAGCTGGAGAACACAAAGAAAGACATTTACAAACTAATCTCAAAATGTTAGGCTACTGTTAGTATTGAATGTGTTTAAGTCAAGTTCTCACCTCAAAAAAGGTGTCAAAGGGTCTCGTGAGGTCAAGGGTCAGCAGGTTCCCCAGCAGCGGCAGTGGTTTGGGTCCCGGTGGCTCTTTCCCTTCTTTCTGAGATTTGGATCCAGTAGAAAGCAAATAATACAAAACCAGAAGCAACAGCAAAAGCTCCCAGTAATGTACCTGTGCTGGAAAAAACTGCAGCAGCGACTCGAAAACAGCCATTTTCTCTCTGAGCTTCTCAACTGATGCACTCTCACATTTATAGCAGCTGTGTAAGGGAGGGACTTTATGTGGTcctaaacaaattttaaaaaagtcgATCAGAGGAAAGGGTTGGCGTGATTACATCAGCATGTATGTGACTCCCCTTGGTGAATCATTAATCTTCTTCAGCCCATTAATCTGAGACAGGAACATTATTTAAGCAATAAAGCAACAGAATTAATAAGTCAAATTTAGCACAATCTTAAGAACaatattattacacttaattagactaattataattttttgcacATAGGAAAAGAATAAGGATGCCCCATAAAAGTATCACAGTGGTCCATATAGGCGATTCTCCAGACCCATTTGAAGCCAAACAGTAGGAAAATAACAGtcacaaataacattaaacaatatGACACTGTATGTTTAATGaaacactgttttaaatatttggatatatatatttacattaaaatgttatgtttagcCTTGTATAACTTAATGTCAGTTAACATGTAGTGATTCCATTTAACTCTTCATTATCTGTGAAATATCTATTCACCTTGCCCATGAGACACAAAGTTCATGAGTGCATCTCTCACCTCTGTCACACTTCAACCTGGAGTGACTTCAGACCTGCTTTCACAGACCTGATTAGGCAATATTTTGTCAGAGGCTTTAGGTTGTAAATCCTTGTGTCATGTACATTAACTGGCCATGTCAATCAAATCAGCTCTCAAGGGGTCACAGATCTGTTATCAGTGTCTCTGATGgtgttaaaagcaaaaataactagCAATCATATAATTGTTCATAATTAGGATAACTCAACGTCTAAGCAGAAAACACTCCCAAAATCTTTTGAAGTTGATGTAAGGCTTGTGCGTGCAATCAAactttacagtattttgtataaatttatgtcacttaataaaagtcaaaatagACATGTCACAATAAGGTGCCATTCATCACCACCACCAAAAAAGAGTGTTgccttaaaacatattttatttgtaaggTAAAACAAGTGtgagttttcaaaaaaaaaaaagacctccaTTATGTGAGGATAAAAAAGCAAACTACAATTTACACCACAACAATAGTGAATGAATTTATGGGCATACGTCAAATAAAGCAAACATGTTATCCGGAGAGAAGTCcagtatataaatttttttcagtaaaataatttGTTACTATTAGGCCAAACCCACTGGAAGGCAAGCCCGCCAAAAAAGCATAACGTCTAATGATAATGCTGCAGCTTTGGTGGTATGCAGGAAAGGAGACCAGACATAGATATGTACAGTATAGGTAGATGCCACATCGACCGCTCCAGACAAGTCGACGCATCCGCCATCTTGGAACAGCCTATATGTGTTTTAAGAGTTAAGATGCAACAACATTGCTCAGCAtctggttgtaaaaaaaaaacaaaaaacgcctacatttaaattcaaaaagaAACTTGATAAACTTTTACAGGTaagaatgtgttggtttgtgcTTTTAATATGTATCAACTCAAAATGACAGGTTTTTAACCTGAAGTACCTTTTAAATGCCCTAGCTAATGGCTTCATCTTCTTGTTGTGGTAGTTTAGCAAAATCATCTTCTGAAGTCTACTTATAATATAGATGTTCATACAGATGCACCGGCAACTTGAATGTTCACAGACCGGCTTTGACATTCCAATTTGGTGGACGCCGGCTTACCTATAGCGGCCCATAGAAACATCCGCTAATATTGCATCTAGCTATACTATGAGACCAGAGGCCATTGTATGATTGGTTGATCACGTGATCCAAATTAGCCTTTATACTTTTTCCAGTGGtatttacttgatcttagtgctgcattcgacactatagattatgacatactcatagatcgattacaaaactatacaggtattcaagggaaggctttaagatggtttagatcctacctgtccgatcactaccactttgtttactTAAACGGGGAGTCATCtaatttatcaccagtaaagtatggagtgccacaaggatctgtcctaggttctctgctattttcaatatacatgttaccccttgataatattattagaaaatatggaattagttattcctatatatataactatatatatcaACAAGaacagatgaaacttctaaattatctaagctaacagagtgtatttaaaaatgtaaaagattgaatgaccaataattttctcctattgaattcggataagacagagatattacttattggaccaaaaagcagtacacagaatctcttggattaaaatttgcaactagacagatgtactgttacttcctctatagtcaaaagagtttttttttttttttatcatatttcccatattacaaaaacagcattcttccatcttagaaacattgccaagctacgaaacatgttacctgttcctgatgcagaaaagctagctcatgcattcatgacctctagactggactattgcagtgCACTGCTAGGtgtttgtcctgcatcctcaataaacaagctacaggtagtccaaaacgcagtggctagagtccttaccaggtcaagaaaatatgatcatattattatcccaattttacagtctcttcaCTGAG
Protein-coding regions in this window:
- the LOC109056246 gene encoding cytochrome P450 2K1-like, with the translated sequence MAVFESLLQFFPAQVHYWELLLLLLVLYYLLSTGSKSQKEGKEPPGPKPLPLLGNLLTLDLTRPFDTFFELSKTYGNIFQVFLGPKKTVLLVGYKTVKEALVNHAEEFGDRDIGPSFRIMNDEHGIVFSNGENWKEMRRFALSNLRDFGMGKRGSEEKIIEEIQYLKGEFDKFEGKPFDTTQPVNYAVSNIISSIVYGSRFEYTDPQFTQMVDRANENVRVGGSIPMMLYNIFPWLGPFLKNKRIIVDNIVQSRQQMTKLINALQETLNPHERRGFVDSFLIQKQKDEKSSKKDSYFHEENLMMSVTNLFVAGTDTTGTTLRWGLMLMAKYPHIQDRVQEEIDRVIGGRQPVVEDRKKLPYTDAVIHETQRLANIVPLSLPHVTSCDVTFNGYFIKKGTTVVPLLTSVLKDPSEWEKPNSFYPEHFLDEKGQFVKRDAFIPFSAGRRVCLGESLARMELFLFFTSLLQSYRFSTPPGVSGDDLDLKGVVGVTLNPSPHKLCAMRRS